TGCAAGTAAGAGTCCGAAACCTAATAACTTAAATTTTTGGGTCAGAGTTGGGTTCTTGACGTGTATATTGGATTCTTTGATGGTTTTCTCAAGGTGTATCTCTCCAACACAACTCATATGTTAGTGACCTTGACAAATTAGAAAATGAATAGGTGACTCTGTAGTTATTATCACTTCCATACTTTAttcatttcaatatccaagGAAGAAATAGCTCAAAAACCATTGGCACTGAATGTTTTTGACATAATTAGGAGAAGTTAGCTACATTAACTAACATGGATTAAGTTAATTGTATGTGTAAATTTGTAATGGTATCAATCCAATACAAATATATGATTGATTGCGAGAGGAACAAGAACGAAAGATTGGTACACTTCACAAGTAACTCTTAATTCATAAAACTTTCAAGATTAGCTCTGCCTTGAAGTAAATGCAATTGCCTAATATAGGGCAGGGCAATAATGGATACAGAAGTTCTATGTCATTCTTAATTAGCTTATTGTAAGTAGTAAACAGAAGGCAataaagcatttaacatgttgATCAGATTAAGCTAAATATACCCCTTTCACAAACTCCGTCAAATGTTGCTCTAGTTGTGAGTTGGAAAAGTCCCCAATCTGACTTGCATGTAATGCAATTGTTAACATCATAAGAATAAAACATATTTAAGTAAGAGATGAAGAAAGGAGGGAAAAATGGTCCATACCACAAAAAACAAAGGCTGGTCCATCCTCCTCAATACCATTGGCAAAATTCCTGAACTGACTTGCTTCAAGAGAAGTAGAGCCAGACAAGCACCCTATACTTGGTCATTTCATCATATATAAGCAAAGTAAGAGACACTTATCCCcggaaaaagagaaaatgaattATTGGATTAACTATATAAAATTTATGCTCCTTACCAACTTTGCGACAATTGTTAGGCAAAGCAGCAAGAACAGTGTTTATGTCTTGAAGCCTTTGTGCAGCCACTTCATGTGAGGTAAGTTCCAATAATTGGTCATTTTGTAAGAGTTCCACtgcaaaatcattcaaaacctTTGTGTTGGAATTATTGAATAGTCAGAAAAAGCTATGACTACTTTCTTGACATACAACCTTTGGGAGAACAATGACCATAATGAGATCGACCTTACAAGATTGAATGGATGATGGAATGAGCAAATTTCCTAATTTTAAGTAGTACAAAGCACTGATTCTGTGGAGTGTTGCTTTCTACTATTCTCAACAATTAAGGTAAGCTCTTTTATGTGCCAAACCAAACAAACACACAAAAGTTCCTACTACCAAATAATTGCTAGTGCCAAAATTTACATGATGGAGGAACAAAATTCTCGTCTTTTACAGAGCAAAATGTTTGTTAATAGTGATACTTGCTACAAGACAccagaaaacaagagaaattaTTTAACAGTCTAGAAAACTTCAACCATCattcttgtagacaccaaatttttgtcaatttttaatattttctcagaatttttctatttaatgagttatttattttcttgcattttaatttgcatttttctcatttttgcaggtttgttttagaaaaagaagaaaaatttaaaaaaaaaacaacaaacaaacaaaacaaaacaaaagaaggaaaattaagaaaatagaaaaaaatcaTTCTAATCATTTTGTTTCACCAAATTAACTATTAACCCATTTCACACTCAATGGCCATGGACTGGTCTTTTCATTAGTTGAGAAATCATCATTTTGGAAGACTGAGCACACAAGCTCCATTTTTGGCTACAAGTATCTCTCGGCTCTCTTTGGCTGCCAGGGGACAAGccacaacaagaagaaaaaaaaagcactctAGCTCCCAGACaactctcggctctctccctcgCAGAACAAGAACagaaaaacacacaaaaaaaaggggGGCTGTTGGCTCTTTCTTTGGTCTcaaccgaaaaaaaaagaaaaaaaaaagaaaagctccTCACCTcaccctctccctctctcggacttGGGCAGAAGAAAAAAGACAAGAGGAACaaaaaaaggggctccctctacacattttcttccacaaaatccaaacacaaaaaaagggaaaaggcaGCTATCGgtcaaggcttggaaatttcatcaaaacttCAACCGAAAGATTTTCATATTTATTGAGGTatacttttagtttttttttttgtcacattAAATCAATGCTTCattgtttagttttctttcgtTTCTGCTTGCTACTTTGCATTGTTGTTGtggtattgctgaaatttgggaaatagcatgaaccaaataaaggaaaaggaaatgtttcttgtgaatgcatgttaattgtttgaaaaaatgccaaaaagaattttaggggctgttttgctttattttgtccattttatgttgtttcttgtcaaaataaaatcatatttgtattgtaggagatgcaagagtgttgtggcataatttttatgatttttggtgaagggtatgttgttttgaaaaatcaaaactgGACTGATTTCTTGTCATTTTGGCCACTTTCGATTCCTTTTTTGTTAAAACTAAGCCCAAAATTggaatctacgcgaaaaatcgagttgGGGTGtatattttgataattttttgtgACCGGAAAAAAAGTTCGCCGGCGACCGACGGCAGTCCGCggtggcggcggcggcggcggcggcggctgACATGGCCACCAGCTGCGAGGAGCTTCAGCTCGCCtggaaagaagaagagaagaaacgattggggaaggaagaaaagaaagaaagaagaaaaaaagaaatgaaattgggctaatgtttttttttctgatggGCCAAGAGTTATTTTGTTAGGTTTTGGGGATGggctttagtttattttttcttttgggtttctgTTGGGCTAGAAGGTCAGAGCTCATGCATTGTTTTTGTTGGGCTTGAGTGATAAAAAGATGGGCTAGCCTGCTCGTTTGGCTTGGACTTTCAGCTGGGCTTAGGCAGTGTtcggcccaaagaaataaaatgatggcccgatggcctttccttgcccaaatcagaaaccgaaatttgcactttagcccttgatctttggagtagtttcacttcagcccagaacattttaattttgtttcatGTAGGTCCTTAAGTTAATTTCACTTCGGTCCCCctaaattttatctttcatttaattttgatccctgaactttggaaaaaATAATTTCTGTCCCCAgaagttttttaatttttgcaattcagtccctgatgcattttgactctctttattatgattgtttcttttctttaatagctaattatgctacttttgaatatacttaacttgtaatttttagatgttcttaaatttctttacgtttgacatattagtgtgaatttagtatttttgttattattatttttcaattaaattggtgccgtgattcttttgttcattttgagtataaatagggcaatttgactccgtttagtcaccacttcaaaagggaggtacctcattattattatttcaatgtcaattacgtgctcttatgtgctcttacgtgctcctatatgtttatatatttttatatgctttgtttatttgatttgaatgttcatttaaattttcttatacttgtttagttaattttataattatttgagaggcatttaaatacctcaaaaatgtaatagataggataattagatttgttttattttatttccccttttagattgtagttaggcgctccccgatgtaatagataggttgtgtgcttatgtggcttatgtgttacgtgcctTACTTgctttccttaggatttttgcatctagatattatgcttatgtgttacgtgctacgtgctcttatgtgtttatttgttttaatttatgtctacttgtcttattatgtattaaaaatgcatgacgtcaccacactagtccaacgctagttgtggcttctccctccgtttacttgctagtccaacgctagtaaggatttttagaaatgggttagtccaactagacccttagatcgttcgtgcgttagattcatttttgtgtgatatttattacattttcacgcatattttcatttttaggatcttttcccatttgcatgatatttcctattatattatcccctatcctctatatgtgttaatcatgtcatttagaattgcatttcatttaagacaTTGTATAGTAAGTTAGCTCATTTGTTTGtgcatattaggagaattatttttcaaatatgggaaatgggtgattataactttttagtttaaataccccattaatccctgtataagaaaattatgtcacgagtttttgtctcccgcaccctttatgttgcattccctttttctttgatcacttatatatatgtatataatttaatttcttttcttttattttaatttcatcatttgcatattcgtgacactttcaaggaatcattttgggcttcgcaattaatgcgattggttcaattaaaccccttgaatgaacattttgtccctttcgatatatttagatttgcatccatataggaaacatccaaatatgataaaattaagggttagattaggaaaattttgactaaacctcgcaactagcttagactaggttgaaagggtgccttaggtttgagtcaattaaacctttgccttccctttcttcaaccgtgactcccgaacctattTTCTCTTgctttcaaagacctggagttgtcaaaaagggttttgatttattttatttttgtcaaaaaaaatattttttttggtgacttggtacaccaaaactccataccaagtggcgactcctaatttttcttcaaaacccttttagactaaattttggacccaaattgtcgcattttttaaagtcccattctaggtcctttttcatttattattaataaatcacatctttttataAACACCTTTTATTtcccatcgcgaaaaatggggcgcgacaattcTGAATAGTAGTACTTCGGTAAATATTTAagttcttgactttttttttccaaatatgtTCAATGGGAAGCTAAGAATTACATAATCTTGGAATTTAGGATTACGAAAAGTTTTTGCTTGTTCTTTTTTTCCGCCTTAATGTATTTACTTCATAAGCCTACATCattgattcctcctattgatgATAGCAGAATAGTGTGATAAATCTTCATAATGTTTCTCAATATGTCTCTTATGCCACAATTAATCTCCAAGCAGACTTTATTATCCATGGATGCAATCTTTCATTGTCAAACTTTCTACAGTCAAACTGAACTCTCAACAAATAATGGATATGATCACTAAGGTAAGAACTAGATTGTTCTCTAATTTAAGGTCACACAAAATCATCTTTGGCATTCCTATCAGAAACTCTACTGCAAAGAATAAtccagaaaattttttaaagaacTCCAGAACACATATTTCTTTTTCCCAGTGATATGTATAAAGGGGATGTGTGTTTCAACTGTAAATGAAAAATTGTAGAACAAATGAGACAGACAAAAAGGCCATTATTGTTCATTCTCCTCTGCTACATTTAGACTCagaatttcatgaaaatgaacATATGTGAAGGGTACACTTTACCAGCCAATTTTGCATATTTCTTCTGGCAACCTAAAGGGCTAACTCCTCCTATTATtgctcaaaaaattaaaaatcagaAGAATGTTATTTTCACATGGGTATGGTATGAAACTATGCTTGCCGGCTTAGTCAGCTTAACagcaaagaaaattttttttttttttaaatgatggGTGGCCGGACTtacaaagaaatttttttttaaatgctgAGCTATTGGGCTAACTTGCCAGACAACCAAGctagaaaatttttttcccatttGTTTTGCAGTAGCCAAAAAGAAGGAGGAAGAGGAAACTCATGATGAATCAGCTCTTGACTTGGTGATCAAATTTGTAGCTGAATCAGTTAAGCAATTTCTAGTGGCCACAACATGGACAAAGGGCCTTTTCTTGCATGTTTCTTGGGTATACTAGGTTTTACACTCATGCTAGCTGACCTTTCTACTATtcaagaaaaatagtttgacttcagggaaaaagaaatgaaaattagTTTGAATGTAatttgtgtgtttatgtgtgtgCTGTTTTTATTTTCTGTGTGGATTTTAATTGCATTTTTAACTGTGGTTTCAGCTCATTTTTAGCTGTGATCATTTGGTTACTGCAAAATAGCCAGATATATCCTCTATCTTAGCAATGGTTAGTATATATTACTTATAGTAGATTATTTCTTGAACTTTATTTAAGTGATATTAGTCTTAAAATTAGTAAGGATTTTGACTAATTGATGGTCAGCATATTTTTCTCTGTTGggtaaatttttgaatttttatttttcagttACTTCTGTTATTTCAATCAATATGGATGGCTACATGGTGGCAGCGGATGTGGAAACTTCAGACAACAAGGACTAAGAAAAAGAGTTACCTTGCTAATTGGGAAAAAAGAGACCTCATTGAAGCAGATACCAGGCAAATAGCCAAGTTCCTTTGGTGGGTGCTCTTTTTTCATAATATGTTTGGACATAACAATTTCTGTGACTTATAATTGAAGATCTACATTGGGCTATGTGATTGTTTACTGGAGCAGATTttctttgcttggaaaagatTGTTTAGTTAGAGCTGTAGAATTTTGGCTAGGCAATTGACCTATTTCACTAATTTTAGCCCTCTACTAACTAGTACAGAATTAATGGTGTAACTATATTAGAAGATGATTTTGTTGTAAAGACATTTACTTGCATTTCTTcatcatattaaaaaaaaaaagattttcagCTTGGCTGCCTGACTGACTtagcatttaaaaaaaaattctttgttGCCAAGCTGActaaacctaaaaaaaaaacattttcctTTGCTGCCGAGATGACTTAACCCGGCAAATATAGGACCTGTTTGGCAAGCAAgtttttgccaagtttgtttgctacaaattttttaataactttagtCACAGtaatctcaatttttttttgtcaaaagttATTCATTTATATCATCAGATGTTTAACATCTACAAGTACCTATACATTTTAGCTGGCAACTGCTAGATGATCACTTTGTGCAGCCATAGAGGTCCACACAGGGAAGATACTCTTCCACCTAGTTTCGTTAAAAAGGTTAGTGGCGAATTTCGCCAAACCATGACTACAAGTGTTGCATTCTCGCTTAACAAAAGAGAAAGTACAACGCCAAAAAGACCTACTCAATGTCCTGATATCTCTCAGGATAATGTTTATATCAGATAGGTCCTCACACCTATGATTCAATTTGTTAACAAGAACTTTGCAATCAGAAAGTATCAAGATGGACGTCCAATTTTCCTTCAATGCTTTGAGCAAGGCAGTTCTGATAGCATGAGCTTCCATGATTGCAGCCTCTCCTTTAACTGCGGTTGGGATTGACCATGTAGAGACTAGATTTCCTTCATTATCTTTAGCTGCTATACCAATGCCAAATTTATCTCTTCGCTGGTCCACTGCTGCATCAATGTACATGATAGTCGAGTGCTATTGTTGGAGTACAGCAACAATGTTGTCATTGCTATCAAGCTCAGCACTGATTTCTTGCTTGTCACATGTGTTTAGGAGGTTTGCCTCTTTAAACTCAAGCCAATCCACCATGGCATATTGGGAGATCCGATACCCTTCCTGGTTGCACAGGTTAAAGTTCCAATTATTTCTAGCCTTCCAGATATGCAAGAGTAGATTGGCTGTCATTTCAATGTGAGCTTTACCATCTGCCCTTTCTCTAGCTTGCTGCAGGCTCTCCCACCATGACCAAAAGCTCCCTTTCAAATGCTCTAGACCATCCCATTTGATAGGGAAGGTTTTCCAGATCTGCTCAGTTGTCctgcaaaagaaaaggaggtgTTCTAATGTTTCTGCACTTTCTCCACAGTCCCTGCACCAAAGTTCTCCTTTCCCTATTCGTATGAATATATTTTCATGGGTGGGAAGGATGTCATGTAGGCATTTCCACAGGAAGTGTTTAATCTTGTGCTTAGTGTTGAGGTCCTAAACTTGATGCCAAATTCTGGAATTCTG
Above is a genomic segment from Coffea eugenioides isolate CCC68of chromosome 5, Ceug_1.0, whole genome shotgun sequence containing:
- the LOC113771406 gene encoding uncharacterized protein LOC113771406, yielding MYIDAAVDQRRDKFGIGIAAKDNEGNLVSTWSIPTAVKGEAAIMEAHAIRTALLKALKENWTSILILSDCKVLVNKLNHRCEDLSDINIILRDIRTLSRSFWRCTFSFVKRECNTCSHGLAKFATNLFNETRWKSIFPVWTSMAAQSDHLAVAS